The Streptomyces sp. P9-A4 genome contains a region encoding:
- a CDS encoding S1C family serine protease, whose amino-acid sequence MSTENEGTAVPADQSASSAPATPPSPATPPTPGTPPAPAAQEPTHEPAQAAQEPTHEPRHEPAHEPTQAPEATPAPAPAQTQPLPAAPAYNPPPAQPQAPGHPAPAAPEPVAAGAAGGWPPPPPAVPAWGASQQPAPAAPGAPRRRTGGVVAAVLVAALVAGGVGGGIGYWAAQRGDDGVSSTTVSSGEAPASFKREPGTVAAVAAQALPSVVTIQAKSGGSQGEGGTGTGFVYDQEGHIVTNNHVVASAADGGTLSVTFADGKSYDAEVVGRAEGYDVAVLKLTNAPKKLKPLPLGDSDKVAVGDSTIAIGAPFGLSNTVTTGIISAKNRPVASGDGSGGSSSYMSALQTDASINPGNSGGPLLDASGAVIGINSAIQSTGSGFGQSQAGSIGLGFAIPVNQAKNVAQQLIKTGKPVYPVIGATVNMNEKGDGATIASQGTGGTPPVTPSGPAAKAGLKAGDVITGFGDHQIDSGPTLISEIWTHKPGDQVKITYERDGKTETATVTLGERTGDS is encoded by the coding sequence GTGAGCACCGAGAACGAGGGCACGGCGGTTCCGGCGGACCAGTCCGCCTCGTCCGCACCTGCGACGCCTCCCTCGCCGGCGACGCCTCCGACGCCGGGGACGCCTCCCGCGCCGGCGGCGCAGGAGCCGACGCACGAACCGGCGCAGGCGGCGCAGGAGCCGACGCACGAACCGAGACACGAACCGGCGCACGAGCCGACGCAGGCGCCGGAGGCGACGCCCGCCCCGGCCCCGGCGCAGACCCAGCCGCTGCCTGCGGCTCCGGCGTACAACCCGCCCCCGGCCCAGCCCCAGGCCCCCGGCCACCCCGCTCCGGCCGCCCCCGAGCCGGTCGCGGCCGGAGCGGCGGGTGGCTGGCCGCCGCCCCCGCCGGCCGTCCCGGCCTGGGGTGCCTCGCAGCAGCCCGCGCCCGCCGCTCCCGGCGCACCGCGCAGGCGGACCGGTGGCGTCGTGGCGGCGGTCCTGGTCGCGGCGCTCGTGGCGGGCGGTGTCGGCGGCGGCATCGGCTACTGGGCGGCGCAGCGCGGCGACGACGGCGTGAGCTCGACGACGGTCTCCTCGGGCGAGGCGCCGGCTTCCTTCAAGCGGGAGCCGGGGACGGTCGCGGCGGTCGCGGCGCAGGCGCTGCCGAGCGTGGTCACGATCCAGGCGAAGTCCGGCGGGTCGCAGGGCGAGGGCGGTACGGGCACGGGCTTCGTGTACGACCAGGAGGGCCACATCGTCACCAACAACCACGTGGTGGCGTCGGCGGCGGACGGCGGCACGCTCTCCGTGACCTTCGCGGACGGCAAGTCGTACGACGCGGAGGTCGTGGGCCGGGCCGAGGGCTACGACGTGGCCGTACTGAAGCTCACGAACGCGCCGAAGAAGCTGAAGCCGCTGCCGCTGGGCGACTCGGACAAGGTGGCGGTCGGCGACTCGACGATCGCGATCGGCGCGCCGTTCGGCCTGTCGAACACGGTGACGACCGGCATCATCAGCGCCAAGAACCGCCCGGTGGCCTCCGGTGACGGCTCCGGCGGCAGCAGCTCGTACATGAGCGCGCTGCAGACGGACGCGTCGATCAACCCGGGCAACTCCGGCGGCCCGCTGCTCGACGCGAGCGGCGCGGTGATCGGCATCAACTCGGCGATCCAGTCCACCGGCAGCGGCTTCGGCCAGTCCCAGGCGGGCTCGATCGGCCTCGGCTTCGCGATCCCGGTCAACCAGGCGAAGAACGTGGCCCAGCAGCTGATCAAGACGGGCAAGCCGGTGTACCCGGTGATCGGCGCGACGGTGAACATGAACGAGAAGGGCGACGGCGCCACGATCGCCTCCCAGGGCACCGGCGGCACTCCCCCGGTCACCCCGAGCGGCCCGGCGGCGAAGGCCGGTCTGAAGGCGGGCGACGTGATCACGGGCTTCGGCGACCACCAGATCGACAGCGGCCCGACGCTGATCAGCGAGATCTGGACCCACAAGCCGGGCGACCAGGTCAAGATCACGTACGAGCGGGACGGCAAGACGGAGACGGCCACGGTGACGCTGGGCGAGCGCACGGGCGACAGCTGA
- a CDS encoding MHYT domain-containing protein produces MVTPLVGYVMACLGSALGLRCTVRSLSTDRARKPGWLALGAASIGCGIWTMHFIAMLGFRVAETPISYDASLTFLSLVVAVVVVGIGVFIVGYHGARPAPLLLAGTLTGLGVAGMHHLGMAAMRMNGQLGYDPLVVALSVVIAVVAATAALWAAVSIRGFLASLGASVIMGIAVTGMHYTGMVAVSVHVVEASHAAEGSSLLNVLPMLVGPLIFLVLAAAVVMFDPLLIMGDDEPRRPDRRRPRTARTASM; encoded by the coding sequence ATGGTCACCCCCTTGGTGGGGTACGTGATGGCCTGCCTGGGCAGCGCCCTGGGGCTGCGCTGCACAGTCCGCTCCCTCAGCACCGACCGAGCGCGGAAGCCGGGCTGGCTGGCGCTCGGGGCGGCGTCCATCGGGTGCGGCATCTGGACGATGCACTTCATCGCCATGCTCGGCTTCCGCGTGGCGGAGACGCCCATCTCGTACGACGCGTCCCTGACGTTCCTGAGCCTCGTCGTCGCCGTGGTCGTCGTGGGCATCGGGGTCTTCATCGTCGGCTACCACGGCGCCCGGCCGGCCCCGCTGCTCCTCGCGGGCACCCTCACCGGGCTCGGCGTCGCCGGCATGCACCACCTGGGCATGGCCGCGATGCGGATGAACGGACAGCTCGGCTACGACCCCCTCGTCGTCGCCCTCTCCGTCGTCATCGCCGTCGTGGCCGCCACCGCCGCCCTGTGGGCCGCGGTCTCCATCCGCGGCTTCCTGGCCAGCCTCGGCGCCAGCGTGATCATGGGCATCGCCGTGACCGGCATGCACTACACCGGCATGGTCGCGGTCAGCGTCCACGTCGTCGAGGCCTCGCACGCCGCCGAGGGTTCCTCGCTCCTCAACGTGCTCCCGATGCTGGTCGGGCCGCTGATCTTCCTCGTACTCGCCGCGGCCGTCGTGATGTTCGACCCGCTGCTGATCATGGGCGACGACGAGCCCCGGCGCCCCGATCGCCGGAGGCCCCGTACGGCACGCACGGCCTCCATGTGA